A region of the Clostridia bacterium genome:
TTAGTACCATCCAAAAGAGTATACGGCGGAATAGAAACAGAGGGAGCAGACATTTTCAGATACTTTAACAAAAAGGATATCAAACAATATTTGAGTTTATTCGATGGCGAGCGTATACCGTTTTCGGAAAATAATCTGTTCGCTTTAATGAGTATAACCAATCATATAAAAGAGCTTGGTATAATTGTTTTCGGGGAGAACAAGGTCGATTTCCCCAAAGGTGTAAACGGCAATTTCCTTGGTTATGACGTATCCGGAGATTCGATGCATCTTTCTCCGCTGTATACTGCTTTTTTCGGGAACGACGGAGGACAGTATTTTCAAGACCTGCAATCCAAACTATCGTGTGGAGTGAACGAATACGGGTTGTTTGACAGCATTGAAAGTGCCATTGAGCTTATAGGGCTTGTCAACGCGGCAAAAGAGGATAACGTTTTTGAAGAAGACGGAAAACTCAAGCCCGTTTTTGTTTACAAATGCTGATTAAAGTATGTTTGACTAAAGCAATCCAGATGAGGTTGTTATAACTAATGATTGAGATGTGTTTATAGAATGAGAGACAGTATTGAAGAGTCAATCATATCAAGAGCGGTGATTCGCGCAAACACTCATTATTATGAGTATCAGGATGCCATAGAGTTGGTTGAGTTATGCCGTCAGGAAGGAATACCTGTTTTGGGTATTGATTCTTTTATCATTACTGAAACAAAAACGCAGCCGTTTTTGGAGCATAGTGTAGATCTTTCCGATTGTGAAGATACCCACGATAAAGCAAAGGGTTTTTTAGAGCAGAAGAAAGAATACGGTTTCCTTTTTGAAGTTGTTTATTAACCTGATCATAGGAGAGAAAACGCTATGAAGTTCAACGAGGTTTTCGGAAACGCCAAATGGGTAACCTGCGAGGAGGGGTGCATTTCGCCCTATATCCGCGCGGAGTTCGAGGCGCCCTGCAAAAGCGCCGAGATCACGCTCTGCGGCTTCGGCTACGCCAACCTTTATATCAACGGCCGCCGCGTCGGCGACGGGTTTTTCCTGCCGCTCAACAGCTGCTACCACTATAACCCCAATCTGCTCTGCGTCAAAAACAGCGGCGAAGAGCTCGGCAGCCGCACCTATCCCGTCAAATACGATATAAGCGATTACCTCGTCGACGGCAAAAACGCGCTCTGCGTGCATCTCGGCCCCGGCTGGTACGCCCACGGCGATATGGAGAAGCCGGAGGACGAGTGGATAAAGCCCTACGGCGTCGTGAAGGCGGCGTGGCGCGTCGTCTTCGCCGACGGCAGCGAGCTTGTCTCCGACGAAAGCGCCGTCTGGGCGCAGTCGCCGCTTTTGAGCTGCAATCTCTACTGCTGCGAGATACAGGACGACGCGTATTACATACCCGACGTTTCCGAGGCGGAATGCGCCTTCACCGGCTGGAAGCCGGTCAAGCTGACCGACGTGCCGGATACCGACTATTACTTCTCCGACTGCCCGCCCGACCGCATAATACGCACGATAATACCGAAGGAGATATCCCGCCGCGACGGGCATATAACCTACGACGTCGGCGAAAACGTCACCGGCAGGGTCGTTTTCACGACCGACGGCCCCTGCAAGGTCGGTATGCGCCACAGCGAGGGCGTGACGCCGGAGGGGGAGATAGACCCGAAATATCACCACTGGCAGTGGATGAAATACGACTGCCGCGGAGTCCGCGAATACAGCGAAATGTTCAAGTGGTCGGGCTTCCGCTACTTTGAGATAAGCGACTGCGCGAAGGTGCTGCGCGTCGAGGTCATACACACCGACGTCGCCGTGACCGCCGCCTTCGAGTGCGATAACGAAACGCTCAACTGGTATCACGACGCCTTCGTCCGCACGCAGCTGAACAATATGCACGGCGGCATTCCGTCCGACTGTCCGCATATGGAGCGCCGCGGCTACACCGGCGACGGCGAGCTCACCTGTGAGGCGGTCATGAATATCCTCGACTGCGAGAGCTTCTACCGCAAGTGGATGAAGGATATATCCGACTGCCAGGACAGAAAAAGCGGCCACGTTCAGCACACCGCGCCGTATATCCCTTCGGGCGGCGGCCCGGGCGGCTGGGGATGCGCGATAATCGAGGTGCCGTATCAGTTCTGGCGGCAATACGGCGATATCGCGCCGTTGAAGGAGATGTATCCGCAGGCGAAAAAGTACTTCGGGTATCTCGACAGCGTCAGCACGGACGGCGTTATGTACGTTGACGAAAACGACCGTATGAGCTGGCTCGGCGAGTGGGCGGTCCCGATCGGCTGGGGCGAGCGTATGAACGTCGCGCTCCCGCCGCCTTACGTCACCGCGTATTTCTACGTCCGTTCGCTTTGCAGGGCGATAGAAGCGGCGCGGGCGCTCGGCTTTGAAGAGGATATACCCGCCTTCGAGGCGAAAAAACGCTTTCTGCTCGACGTTATCGTCAAAAACTATTACGATCCCGCGACCGGAGATTTCGCGAAAAACACCCTTTTCGGCAACTGCTACGCGGTCGATCTCGGGCTCGGCGACGCGCGGACGTGGGATAACCTCGTCGCCTCCGTCGAGGCGGAACGGCGCCTTTACACCGGTATCTTCGGCACGGATATAACCCTGCGCCTGCTTTTCGAGCGCGGCAGGGAGGATCTGGCGTTTATGCTTATGACCTCCGAGAAGGAATGCAGCTTCGGCTGGTGGAAAAGCCACGGTATGACGACTCTCTGCGAGCACTGGGATATGGCGCGTTCGCTCGATCATCCGATGTTCGGCTCGTCCGACAGGTATTTGTTCAGATATATCCTCGGAATTCGTCAGCCGGAGGGCTCGCACGGCTGGGAAAAACTGATCGTCAAGCCGGTCGATATCCCGCAGGTAAGCAAGGCGTCGGGTCATATCGACACGCCGCGAGGCGCGGTATCCGTCAGCTTCGAGAAGACGGACGGCAACGCCGGCTTCGTTGTGGAAACGGATATCGAGGGCGAATTCGAGTTCCGCGGAATGTCTATGCATTTGAAGCGTGGACGGAACATAATAATACAGTAACTGCGATGGATAAAAGAGAACTTGCGGCGCGCGCCGCCGATGAAATCGGCTTTTTCCAATACGGTTTCGTGCCCGCTTCGGAGCTGAAAACGAGCGAAGAAGTCAGGAAAATGTGCGAAAGCAACGTATGCCGCCGCTACGGCACGACCTGGGCGTGTCCGCCGGCGTTCGGCACCGTTTCCGAATGCGCCGAGCGGCTCAAAAAGTACGCCGCGGCGATGATATTTTCACGTAAATACGACCTCGACGATTCCTTCGATTTCGAGGGGATGATGGCGGGCGCGAAGGATTTTCACGCCGCCGCGGAGCAGTTCTGGCAGCGCGTCAAAACGGATCTTCCGGAAGGTCTGCTTATGGCGAACGAGGGGTGCGTAAAGTGCGAAAAATGCACCTATCCGGACGCGCCCTGCAGATTTCCCGATTCGCTGCATCCCTCGCTCGAGGGCTACGGATTCATGGTCAGCGAAGTCGCCGCGCAGGCGGGAATAAACTATATTAACGGCGCGAACACGGTCACGTATTTCGGTGCGCTCTTTTTCTGACGCCGAAAACCAGCGAAAAACACCGGAAAAACGGCCCGCGCTTCCTCTGAGCCGACAGAAAAGTCCCAAACGGGGAAATTATCAAAAAGAAACTCCGTAAACGCTTCTCAAGGAGCGTTTTTTTATTTTGTTTTTGCCGAAGGAGATCTGAAGCAAAGCGTTTTTGCGCCGGAAAACGCAAAAATCATGCTCCGAAACGCAAAATTGCCGATTTTCAGGCGTAAAAATTGTAAACTCAGACAATCTCTTTATTTAAGCGGATTGTATAGCATATGAATAATACTTATATTAGTTATATTCATATGAATATTGTTCATAATAGTGTTTTTTCTGACTTTTTTAAAGGAAACGCCGTCCGTAAAACACCTTGTAAAAACAGGAGGTGGTTACCGTTGCAAAAACAGACTTTTTCTGGTTTTTTAAACAGGAATAAAACGGCAAAAATCGTTACAATTGACATGTTGACCGCGGACGCGTTTAATGCTATAATTAATTGTATAAAACTGTGGTGAAACAGTTGTCTTAATTCTGGATCAAAGCGCGTCCTTGTGACGCAGGGAGGGAAATGTTATGAAAAAGAACGGATTATTGTCAGCAAGCAGAGCAATCTCGTTTCTGCTCACACTGACGCTTATACTCTCATGTTTGGGAGTTCTTCCCGCGGGTCTGACCGCGTGCGCCGAAACTGCGGACGCCCCCGTCATAGTGAACGCCGGTTTCGAGACCGGCACGGCGAGCCCGTGGATACTCGGCGGCAACTCGGAAATCGTCGCGGGCGGCCGTGACGGCAGCGCATACGCGCTGAAGGTCGCGGGTGCAAAGTGGACTCACGTCAAGCAGCAGATTTCGGTCAGTCCGAACACCGACTACCGTATCACCGGCTGGGTGAAGCGCGTTTCCGGCACCGGCGCGCACTATCTCTACGCGAAGGGCGAAGGCGACAAGAGCATTCCCGCGATCAACGGAACGCGGCAGTATTTCACCTATATGGATTCCGACTGGGTTATGCACAAGTGGGAATTCAACAGCGGCAGCTTCACCACTATCAACATTGATATGGTTATAGAAGATCCCGACTCGGTCTTTCTTTACGACGATATTTCCATAAAAGAGCTCCTGCCGTCGAGCTTTGACGGTTACATCTACAACGGCAACTTTGAGACCGGCGACTACAATCCATGGAGCATAAAAAGCCCTGCGGGCGTCGTTGCCGGCGGCCGTAACGGGAGCGATTACGCCTTCAGAATGGAGGGCGGTCAATGGAGCTCGGCGTCACAGAACGTAGAGGTCGAGCCGCACACGGACTACCGCCTCACCGGCTGGGTGAAGCGCGTTTCCGGCACCGGCGCGCACTATCTTTACGCAAAGGATCAGAACGGCGGAAACATCTCCGCGATAAACGGAACGAAGCAGTGGTTCAACCAGACGACTACCGAATGGGTGGAGCACGTCTGGGAGTTCAACAGCGGCACGTTTTCGTACATAAAAATATACATGACCGTAGAAGACCCCAACTCCGTCTTCCTTTATGACGACATAACGCTTGAAAAGCTTTGCACCGCGAGCTTCGACGGCTATATCACGAACGGCGACCTTGAAACAGGCAGCGCGGGCGGCTGGGATCTCAACGACGGCAGCACTATCGTACCCGGCGGATACAACAGCGGCTACGCGCTGAAGGTAGGCGGCAGCGCCGGGACGGCCGTAACGCAGAACGTAAAGGTGGAGGGGCTCACCGATTACCGCCTTACCGTTCGCATCAAACGAATCAGCGGCAGGGGTGCGCACAGTATTCTCGCCAAAAAGGGCGACTCCGTTCTGGAGAATATCAACGGCACCGACGGAAAGATTACCTTCACCGACAGAAAGTGGCACGAACAAAGCATAGAGTTCAACAGCGGCAGAACGGCTGTGATAACTATTTGTCTTCATGTCGATGCCGCGAGCGCAGTATTTATTTATGACGACATAACTCTTGAAAAGATCGGAGCTGTCGATTACAGCGACGTGCTCAAGGGCGACGTAACGCTCGACGGAGTTATTGACGAAACCGACCTTGCCCTTGCGGAGCGCGCGATTAAAGGTGATACGGAGCTTGAAGGCGCCGCGGAATACGCCGCCGATATGAACTATGACGGCAAGGTCAATGAAGACGATGCTTCTCTGCTGCGCGTTTACCTCGGCAGCGGCTCCGCGTCGGCGGTGCTGCTTACGCCCGCGCGCGGCGAGACCGTTGCGAACGCTTCCTGGCAGATAGACGAGCTGCTCACGAATTACAGACCCGGCAAGTCGGATGAATACTCCGGCATCGGCAGCCGTCCGGATCAGTATATGCGAGATACGGTCGTACTGCACTGGATGTTCGCCGGCGAAGCGTCCGGATACACCGTGCTGCTCGCGGATAACCCGGAGCTGATCGGCGCGAAGGAGTATAACGTCACCGAGCCGACGCTTTCCATACAGAACCTTTTGGTAAACACCGACTACTACTGGGCGGTGGAAGTCGACGGAGCGCGCTCCGAGGTCGGTACCTTCCACACCGCCGATACCGTCCGCACACTCTGGATCGAGGGCGTTTCCAACACCCGAGACATCGGCGGCTGGAAGACTGTTGACGGCACTCAGCGCGTGAAGTACGGGATCGCCTACCGCGGCGCGAAGTTCGATGACTTCACCGAAGCGGGCAAGCAGGCGATAATCGACCTCGGCATAAAGACCGACGTCGACCTGCGCGGCAACAACGAGGGCGTCAACGAGCCGCTCAAGAAACTCGGCGTCACATGGTACCTCGCCGGATATTACGGCTGCGCGATGTATAACGGCACCGATT
Encoded here:
- a CDS encoding DUF2284 domain-containing protein, which codes for MDKRELAARAADEIGFFQYGFVPASELKTSEEVRKMCESNVCRRYGTTWACPPAFGTVSECAERLKKYAAAMIFSRKYDLDDSFDFEGMMAGAKDFHAAAEQFWQRVKTDLPEGLLMANEGCVKCEKCTYPDAPCRFPDSLHPSLEGYGFMVSEVAAQAGINYINGANTVTYFGALFF
- a CDS encoding tyrosine-protein phosphatase, producing the protein MKKNGLLSASRAISFLLTLTLILSCLGVLPAGLTACAETADAPVIVNAGFETGTASPWILGGNSEIVAGGRDGSAYALKVAGAKWTHVKQQISVSPNTDYRITGWVKRVSGTGAHYLYAKGEGDKSIPAINGTRQYFTYMDSDWVMHKWEFNSGSFTTINIDMVIEDPDSVFLYDDISIKELLPSSFDGYIYNGNFETGDYNPWSIKSPAGVVAGGRNGSDYAFRMEGGQWSSASQNVEVEPHTDYRLTGWVKRVSGTGAHYLYAKDQNGGNISAINGTKQWFNQTTTEWVEHVWEFNSGTFSYIKIYMTVEDPNSVFLYDDITLEKLCTASFDGYITNGDLETGSAGGWDLNDGSTIVPGGYNSGYALKVGGSAGTAVTQNVKVEGLTDYRLTVRIKRISGRGAHSILAKKGDSVLENINGTDGKITFTDRKWHEQSIEFNSGRTAVITICLHVDAASAVFIYDDITLEKIGAVDYSDVLKGDVTLDGVIDETDLALAERAIKGDTELEGAAEYAADMNYDGKVNEDDASLLRVYLGSGSASAVLLTPARGETVANASWQIDELLTNYRPGKSDEYSGIGSRPDQYMRDTVVLHWMFAGEASGYTVLLADNPELIGAKEYNVTEPTLSIQNLLVNTDYYWAVEVDGARSEVGTFHTADTVRTLWIEGVSNTRDIGGWKTVDGTQRVKYGIAYRGAKFDDFTEAGKQAIIDLGIKTDVDLRGNNEGVNEPLKKLGVTWYLAGYYGCAMYNGTDSTSIERIGSNHVNGIINALRAYADPANYPAYFHCSYGRDRTGTLGLLLLGLLGVSKTDIQKDYEMTFLSEWGGGGLSAEGHVSLLNRTISWIQTNYAQGGTLQESIEAYVLAAGLSADEIAAIRANMLEPVPEEAAVTGMEIASEPDKTEYTEGDLLDLNGGKLAVTFSDGAVKEVKMSIDMVSGFDRNAAGDQTLTVTYAGFTAQFDVEVKGKTMTRIEITALPEKREYTEGEEFDPAGLEVTAYYDNDAQEVLSADAYEISGYESTVGEHTITITVGEFTDSFNVTVVSGFIRGDLDGDGEITVADALAALRIAAKLAEETPRAIAIGDADGDGHITVADALAILRVAAKLADTL
- a CDS encoding family 78 glycoside hydrolase catalytic domain translates to MKFNEVFGNAKWVTCEEGCISPYIRAEFEAPCKSAEITLCGFGYANLYINGRRVGDGFFLPLNSCYHYNPNLLCVKNSGEELGSRTYPVKYDISDYLVDGKNALCVHLGPGWYAHGDMEKPEDEWIKPYGVVKAAWRVVFADGSELVSDESAVWAQSPLLSCNLYCCEIQDDAYYIPDVSEAECAFTGWKPVKLTDVPDTDYYFSDCPPDRIIRTIIPKEISRRDGHITYDVGENVTGRVVFTTDGPCKVGMRHSEGVTPEGEIDPKYHHWQWMKYDCRGVREYSEMFKWSGFRYFEISDCAKVLRVEVIHTDVAVTAAFECDNETLNWYHDAFVRTQLNNMHGGIPSDCPHMERRGYTGDGELTCEAVMNILDCESFYRKWMKDISDCQDRKSGHVQHTAPYIPSGGGPGGWGCAIIEVPYQFWRQYGDIAPLKEMYPQAKKYFGYLDSVSTDGVMYVDENDRMSWLGEWAVPIGWGERMNVALPPPYVTAYFYVRSLCRAIEAARALGFEEDIPAFEAKKRFLLDVIVKNYYDPATGDFAKNTLFGNCYAVDLGLGDARTWDNLVASVEAERRLYTGIFGTDITLRLLFERGREDLAFMLMTSEKECSFGWWKSHGMTTLCEHWDMARSLDHPMFGSSDRYLFRYILGIRQPEGSHGWEKLIVKPVDIPQVSKASGHIDTPRGAVSVSFEKTDGNAGFVVETDIEGEFEFRGMSMHLKRGRNIIIQ